Proteins found in one Actinomycetota bacterium genomic segment:
- a CDS encoding glycosyltransferase family 4 protein produces the protein MNRKPRVLVFSSMLPFPINRGDRNRLFHVLRLLDEFAEVRLVCLSREWEQIGKKSGELGGVEITKSEVRKGQVVAAGFKAMLTGRPYQAMRFDIGHVRRMLAGQLDDYRPDIFWGFQISVYPFLKQAEGIRSIVDLVDSPSRFAGIAGATKELRAKARLASKANWRIRGYERLTIERSDRVLVSSTADKDHMLRIHGSGRKLDVLPNCVPGSLLSNQWRFDENRTPRALFVGNLAYPPNREAVEWLVKDFFPLASRDIPGLELIICGAGGESLADRYRESENIHFTGYVEDLVNVYLDASLLIAPLAMATGSQYKVLESLAVGLPVLSSRAVAAACSAVPGNDVLIADTLQDFSSAAKKIVHSASLSANLSDSGRALIRANYLWEEKSVFLKQTVERALS, from the coding sequence ATGAACAGGAAGCCGCGCGTCCTCGTATTCTCCAGTATGCTTCCCTTCCCGATAAATCGCGGGGACAGGAATCGCCTGTTTCACGTCCTGAGGTTGCTCGACGAGTTCGCTGAAGTCAGGCTCGTTTGTCTAAGCCGCGAATGGGAGCAGATCGGTAAAAAGTCGGGCGAACTCGGAGGTGTTGAGATAACAAAGAGCGAGGTCAGAAAAGGTCAAGTGGTTGCGGCCGGGTTTAAAGCAATGCTGACCGGCAGACCTTATCAGGCGATGCGTTTCGATATCGGCCATGTTCGCAGAATGCTCGCCGGCCAACTCGATGATTATCGCCCCGATATCTTCTGGGGATTTCAGATTTCGGTTTATCCTTTTCTCAAACAGGCTGAGGGAATCAGAAGCATAGTCGATCTGGTCGACAGTCCCTCACGGTTCGCCGGGATTGCCGGCGCTACGAAGGAATTACGCGCCAAAGCCAGATTGGCCAGCAAGGCCAACTGGCGGATCAGGGGTTACGAGCGACTTACGATCGAGCGCAGCGATCGTGTCCTTGTCAGCTCTACGGCAGATAAGGATCACATGTTGCGCATCCACGGTTCCGGACGGAAGCTGGATGTTTTACCAAACTGTGTCCCCGGGTCCCTATTGAGCAATCAGTGGAGATTTGATGAAAATCGCACGCCGCGCGCCCTGTTTGTCGGGAACCTGGCATACCCGCCCAATCGCGAAGCCGTTGAATGGCTCGTCAAGGATTTCTTTCCCCTCGCGTCCAGGGATATCCCCGGGCTCGAACTGATTATCTGTGGCGCCGGCGGGGAATCGCTCGCCGACCGTTACAGGGAATCGGAGAACATTCATTTCACAGGCTACGTCGAAGATCTGGTCAACGTCTACCTTGACGCCAGCCTGCTCATCGCTCCGCTGGCGATGGCAACAGGTTCGCAATACAAGGTCCTCGAATCGCTTGCCGTCGGCCTGCCCGTGCTTTCATCAAGAGCCGTGGCCGCAGCGTGCTCTGCCGTTCCGGGCAATGACGTGCTGATAGCCGACACCCTGCAGGATTTTTCCTCGGCCGCCAAGAAGATCGTCCACTCTGCCAGTCTCTCGGCGAATCTCTCCGATAGCGGCCGTGCGCTCATCCGCGCCAATTACCTTTGGGAAGAAAAGTCCGTGTTTCTAAAGCAAACAGTCGAAAGAGCCCTGTCTTGA
- a CDS encoding glycosyltransferase family 4 protein, which yields MTASRQNVVIDGRLLVGRDTGVGRYITQLGKEILACGARTLDIEMLCQKGDQPPDDLSGIISREKSRSGPCGRLFSPAAVRRSSCDLYHYPSFDPPYSFGKKVVVTCPDIEPLRRPDLFPRKIVVYYRMMMKRLRTATSIIAISANTATDLQACLGVDAGRIHVIPLGVDAHYMTVTDAGTLEETARRHDLPESFILYVGNTMRHKNLPCLIRAMAIIRGRHPEITLLIAGARDRYRGEVEKVIREAGQENSIRFLGHVSESDMPALYSSASVFAFPSLYEGFGLPVLESMACGTAVVASNAASIPEVVGDAGILVDAASDNEMAEAIMLLLEDRAAAAELSERGIERARKFTWEKCAQRHLEVYRDALELS from the coding sequence GTGACGGCATCTCGACAAAACGTCGTTATCGACGGCAGGCTGCTGGTGGGCAGGGACACCGGAGTCGGGCGCTATATAACCCAGTTGGGCAAAGAGATCCTTGCCTGCGGCGCCCGGACCCTCGATATCGAGATGCTTTGCCAGAAGGGGGATCAGCCGCCGGACGACCTGTCCGGCATTATTTCACGGGAAAAGAGCCGCTCGGGTCCTTGCGGCCGGTTGTTCTCTCCAGCCGCCGTTAGAAGATCGAGTTGCGACCTTTATCATTACCCTTCATTCGACCCGCCCTACTCGTTCGGGAAAAAAGTGGTTGTCACCTGTCCCGACATCGAACCGCTGCGGCGGCCGGATCTCTTCCCACGAAAGATCGTTGTTTACTACAGAATGATGATGAAGCGGCTGCGCACCGCCACCTCCATCATCGCTATCTCCGCAAATACGGCGACAGATCTGCAAGCATGCCTGGGAGTCGACGCCGGCCGAATCCATGTCATTCCTCTCGGCGTAGACGCCCACTACATGACGGTGACCGACGCCGGCACGCTCGAAGAAACCGCTCGCCGCCATGACCTTCCCGAGAGCTTCATCCTCTATGTTGGCAATACCATGAGGCATAAGAATTTACCCTGCCTGATCAGAGCCATGGCGATCATACGCGGCAGGCACCCTGAGATCACTTTATTGATAGCCGGCGCGCGTGACCGATACCGGGGCGAGGTCGAAAAGGTGATTCGTGAAGCTGGCCAGGAAAATTCTATCCGTTTCCTGGGTCATGTCAGCGAGAGTGACATGCCTGCTCTGTACAGCAGCGCTTCAGTATTCGCCTTCCCTTCATTGTATGAAGGCTTTGGCCTGCCAGTACTCGAGTCCATGGCCTGCGGCACTGCCGTCGTGGCGTCAAACGCGGCATCGATCCCCGAGGTGGTAGGCGACGCCGGCATCCTGGTCGACGCCGCAAGTGATAACGAGATGGCGGAGGCGATCATGCTGCTGCTGGAGGATAGGGCCGCCGCCGCAGAACTTTCAGAGAGGGGAATAGAGCGCGCCCGCAAATTTACATGGGAGAAGTGCGCTCAACGCCATCTCGAGGTCTATCGCGATGCGCTGGAATTATCATGA
- a CDS encoding glycosyltransferase family 2 protein produces MIGNAMETRTGPDIDLSIVIVSYNTCDLLLDCLAALYHGPHDYSFEVIVCDNASSDGSENAVRQSFPQTIVIQTGENIGFGSAMNIGSSKASGKYLLVLNPDTIVHPKSLRRLLDLLESSPREMVISCRLKSPEGTYQLSCARFPTPLRIFLLFTRLNKFMPAGQMQLYYSRPDLSQPSTLEEDQRIRQVETVLGAFFILPLDTFVNAGGFDERFFMHYEEIDLFKRLYNMGHFTYFLPTESVIHYGGQSTKSDYEKMRLEQQRSLLLYIHKWHGIHAARLIRIFLISLALVRFVAAKTILRGEKGDRQSHQFENSSRVILSGLIHFHLNARSLQR; encoded by the coding sequence TTGATCGGCAATGCCATGGAAACCCGAACCGGGCCTGATATCGACTTGTCGATTGTCATAGTCAGTTACAACACCTGCGATTTGCTGCTTGATTGCCTGGCTGCCCTTTATCATGGCCCTCACGATTATTCTTTTGAAGTGATCGTTTGCGACAACGCTTCCAGTGATGGTTCCGAGAATGCCGTGCGCCAATCGTTCCCTCAGACGATTGTGATCCAGACCGGCGAGAATATCGGCTTCGGCTCGGCCATGAACATCGGCTCGAGCAAGGCAAGCGGAAAATACCTCCTTGTTCTAAACCCGGATACGATTGTGCATCCGAAGTCCCTTCGCCGCTTGCTTGATCTCCTGGAGTCCAGTCCCAGGGAAATGGTCATAAGTTGCAGGTTAAAAAGCCCGGAAGGAACATACCAGCTTTCATGCGCCCGATTCCCCACTCCGCTGCGTATCTTTCTCCTTTTTACCCGCCTCAACAAATTCATGCCTGCCGGTCAAATGCAGCTCTACTATTCCCGGCCCGATCTAAGCCAGCCATCCACGCTTGAAGAGGACCAGCGGATCCGCCAGGTTGAAACAGTCCTGGGAGCATTTTTCATCCTGCCCCTGGATACTTTTGTCAATGCCGGCGGGTTCGATGAGCGCTTCTTCATGCATTATGAGGAGATCGATTTATTCAAAAGGCTCTACAACATGGGGCACTTCACGTACTTCCTGCCAACTGAAAGCGTCATCCATTATGGCGGTCAGTCGACCAAGTCTGATTACGAAAAAATGCGTCTCGAGCAGCAACGCAGCCTGCTTCTTTACATTCATAAATGGCACGGCATCCACGCGGCCAGGCTGATTCGAATTTTTTTGATATCACTGGCGTTAGTGAGATTCGTGGCGGCAAAAACAATTTTGCGTGGCGAGAAAGGAGATCGTCAGTCACACCAGTTCGAGAATTCCTCCAGGGTGATTCTTTCCGGTCTTATTCATTTTCATTTAAACGCACGATCATTACAGCGGTGA
- a CDS encoding O-antigen ligase family protein, translating to MASIFFGLLISRVTPTKSLVYLVALALVWSFLKKPRFALYAVVLCSPFYFIFNDLSTSGMLAGLRTSLSPIDILTAAAVLGSFFHYLNNRAKTASRSSVLILGLGWLLISIVSLLYGRQLGYEAALRSARGPLLYALFFVAVIEMDSAKRLRELRMVVIISSISLGVVGIAGSLGYLTPYFPNLPVGIISNVYTRPNFFAEPALTIPCIIFLVLLLKFSPPRTATGKALIIVGIILDIALLMLSATRGFWLGIVAAFLLMLAVLFRKKSFGIKNIATVTAGAVAMTLVIDMLSMRLRGVSLLGGLRERLQTGLIGDPNVDYRTDEIKAYYDSFLKSPLIGHGYGSPVYFSLDNTLGFAHNQYIWILETTGIVGFAFFLGFFSLSALVAIRGFVRSTNSDLRQVVYLTTFAMICGYAVTSMSSPEFTNPTTAPLIATLMGTCYALSVREDSWNGEKA from the coding sequence GTGGCCAGCATCTTCTTCGGACTGCTTATTTCAAGGGTAACCCCAACGAAATCGTTGGTTTACCTGGTCGCGCTGGCTCTCGTCTGGTCATTCCTCAAAAAGCCGCGTTTCGCCTTATATGCAGTGGTGCTGTGCAGCCCTTTCTATTTCATTTTTAATGATCTATCCACTTCCGGAATGTTGGCGGGACTCAGGACCAGCCTGTCCCCCATCGACATACTCACGGCCGCGGCGGTCCTTGGTTCGTTTTTTCATTATCTGAACAACAGGGCCAAAACGGCCAGCAGATCCTCTGTTTTAATCCTGGGCCTCGGTTGGCTCCTGATCTCTATTGTGTCCCTTCTATACGGCAGGCAACTGGGGTACGAAGCAGCGCTTCGCTCTGCCAGGGGACCGTTGCTTTATGCTCTCTTCTTCGTGGCAGTGATCGAGATGGACTCGGCCAAGAGGCTCCGCGAGCTGAGAATGGTGGTCATTATTTCATCAATCTCATTGGGGGTTGTGGGAATTGCAGGCTCACTGGGGTATCTGACTCCCTATTTTCCCAATCTGCCCGTCGGCATCATCAGCAATGTATATACGCGCCCAAACTTTTTCGCCGAGCCCGCCCTGACCATACCCTGCATCATCTTTCTGGTGCTTTTACTGAAATTCTCACCGCCGCGCACTGCAACCGGCAAGGCGCTGATAATTGTCGGCATTATTCTGGACATCGCCCTTTTGATGCTTTCTGCCACGCGTGGATTTTGGCTCGGCATTGTGGCCGCTTTTCTTCTAATGCTTGCCGTGCTTTTTCGGAAAAAGAGCTTCGGCATCAAGAATATCGCAACCGTGACCGCCGGTGCGGTGGCCATGACCCTGGTAATCGATATGCTCTCGATGAGGTTGCGCGGCGTCAGTCTTTTAGGGGGCCTCAGGGAGCGATTGCAGACCGGCCTGATCGGCGACCCGAACGTGGATTACCGCACCGATGAGATCAAGGCTTACTACGATTCTTTTCTAAAGTCGCCGCTGATAGGTCATGGCTACGGGTCGCCGGTTTATTTCAGTCTGGATAACACCTTGGGTTTTGCCCATAACCAATATATCTGGATCCTCGAAACGACTGGAATCGTCGGCTTCGCATTCTTCTTAGGTTTCTTTTCCCTCAGCGCCTTGGTCGCCATCAGGGGGTTCGTCCGATCCACGAACTCCGATTTGAGACAGGTCGTCTACCTGACAACATTTGCGATGATTTGCGGTTACGCTGTCACGTCGATGTCTTCGCCTGAATTCACGAACCCGACAACGGCTCCCTTGATAGCGACGCTGATGGGTACCTGCTATGCGCTTTCCGTCAGGGAAGACAGCTGGAACGGGGAAAAAGCTTGA
- a CDS encoding oligosaccharide flippase family protein, translating to MIQEINTRRRFLRSTSFNVINQVILLAGNLLVTPVFLRYLGADGYGLWALVLAMSGTAGGMDMGISVGLLRAVPEHVASEDYFHLASITGAVIIFYAAFSLVTLLAAFIFAPLILDIINFGDVQRDVVWKMIIAAAVILSISSMANISRAMLQGLNRFDMAALLSVSTFIVFALSSVASLFLGYGLFGLVGSMVIMFALQFIGGAILARKICPSLSVSIRGAFSRSVWSYLFRFGSRIQVSYLTDIFKTQVPKLMAGAFFGPAAAGMYDLGNRIANAGWTLPAALLPAVVPTASEAHSRGDARQIRNLYVKGTRWLVTLALPLGAALALFSYRIFDLWLGPGYESAAFVLLCLSLGNVLHLTTGVGTSIGRGIALPGFEARYQVLTLFLYIVLGYSLMHSLGFEGIPLGVACASATGALYFLWLFAKAMDISLRSFMISVYKTPLAAVSASLITTVLAMPVLGTRIANVYLLAVMTLIFSLTYLLTTFAVISRSERQSFFRLISSARAVMRLGEE from the coding sequence ATGATCCAGGAAATCAACACCCGGCGAAGATTCCTCCGCAGTACATCCTTCAACGTAATCAATCAGGTCATCCTTCTGGCTGGAAACCTTCTTGTTACCCCCGTTTTTCTAAGATATCTGGGTGCCGACGGCTATGGTTTATGGGCACTGGTACTTGCGATGAGCGGCACAGCCGGAGGGATGGATATGGGCATCAGCGTCGGTCTGCTTAGAGCTGTGCCCGAGCACGTCGCCAGTGAAGATTATTTTCACCTTGCATCGATAACGGGCGCCGTTATCATTTTCTATGCTGCATTCTCGTTAGTAACACTTTTGGCGGCCTTCATTTTTGCCCCCCTGATTCTGGATATCATAAATTTTGGAGATGTTCAACGGGACGTCGTGTGGAAAATGATCATCGCCGCGGCGGTGATTCTCTCAATTTCAAGCATGGCCAACATTTCCCGCGCTATGCTTCAGGGACTTAACCGCTTCGATATGGCCGCATTGCTTTCAGTGTCAACTTTTATCGTCTTTGCCCTTTCCAGCGTCGCCTCGCTTTTTCTGGGCTACGGGCTCTTCGGTCTGGTTGGCTCCATGGTCATCATGTTTGCGCTTCAATTCATTGGCGGCGCCATACTTGCCCGAAAGATATGCCCGTCTCTATCAGTCAGCATTCGCGGCGCTTTTTCACGGTCTGTCTGGAGCTATCTATTCAGATTTGGCTCACGAATACAGGTAAGCTATCTGACCGATATTTTCAAAACCCAGGTTCCAAAGCTGATGGCCGGTGCGTTTTTCGGGCCAGCGGCCGCGGGCATGTACGACCTCGGAAACCGGATAGCCAACGCTGGATGGACATTGCCCGCCGCCTTGTTGCCCGCAGTAGTTCCAACCGCGTCAGAAGCGCACAGCCGCGGTGATGCGAGGCAGATCCGGAACCTGTACGTGAAAGGGACCCGCTGGCTGGTCACGCTGGCGCTGCCGCTTGGTGCGGCGCTCGCCCTGTTTTCTTACCGGATCTTCGACCTCTGGTTAGGCCCAGGCTATGAGAGCGCCGCTTTCGTTCTTCTATGCCTCTCGCTGGGAAACGTCCTTCATCTGACCACCGGTGTCGGTACATCGATCGGCCGCGGCATCGCCCTTCCTGGTTTTGAGGCCCGCTACCAGGTTCTGACGCTCTTTCTATATATCGTTCTCGGTTATTCGCTGATGCATTCTCTTGGTTTCGAGGGCATACCTCTCGGAGTGGCATGCGCAAGCGCTACCGGAGCCCTGTATTTCCTCTGGCTTTTTGCGAAAGCCATGGATATCTCCCTAAGATCTTTCATGATATCGGTTTACAAGACACCTTTGGCCGCCGTTAGCGCATCCTTGATCACAACCGTCCTGGCCATGCCGGTGTTGGGAACACGAATCGCGAATGTTTATCTGCTTGCTGTTATGACCCTGATCTTTTCGCTGACTTATTTATTGACTACCTTTGCTGTCATATCAAGGTCGGAAAGACAATCCTTTTTTAGACTTATATCTTCAGCAAGGGCAGTAATGAGACTTGGAGAAGAATGA
- a CDS encoding Wzz/FepE/Etk N-terminal domain-containing protein yields the protein METPSSLIGSSGIRENLAVVWRHKWIVFVSAAVITSIALAATIFFNTPKYQSYAELLQTHSGIDRALVGTDILQQSSYQPDRDMQNAAELVKSPEVVDAVYKKLGDEVGGQDVLSMINVSLVDKTDIMRITATSTDPQIAADVAGAFSTEYISWRQKSDQQVLENARIPIEEQLRSIPPEEQESTTYKLLADKAETLKLIQAMQTGNLEIVKPATLSGTPIARNPFMTGFAALLSSLIVGIGLVFTVEKFDTKVRDSAEITRRIERPILASVPKITSGNGNLVTLDNPSGASSEAYRLLKTNLSYIEPDREIKTIMVTSPEPGEGKSTTISNLAITLARAGQRVIILEGDLRRPMLSQYLGLDNAMGLTNVISGANSLRETLQMIEAQQIAITGAARSAPNENDTFFASMNGVKPIYCATSGPIPPNPGELAASDRMGALIAEARDYADIVLLDAPPLGVVGDAASMASKVDGVVLIIRLDQTSKKSIESMERFIESVPCNILGFVITNSGSSHAYESGYYYQ from the coding sequence ATGGAAACACCTTCTTCCTTGATTGGATCCAGCGGCATTCGCGAAAATCTGGCGGTCGTCTGGCGTCATAAATGGATTGTTTTCGTTTCCGCGGCGGTTATAACATCTATTGCCCTGGCAGCAACCATTTTTTTTAACACACCCAAGTATCAGTCCTACGCCGAACTGCTCCAGACTCACTCAGGCATAGACAGGGCGCTAGTCGGCACAGATATTTTGCAGCAGTCGAGCTATCAGCCCGACAGAGACATGCAGAATGCAGCCGAACTGGTCAAATCGCCCGAAGTTGTTGACGCCGTATATAAAAAGCTGGGAGACGAGGTCGGCGGGCAGGATGTGCTTTCGATGATCAATGTGTCATTGGTAGACAAGACCGATATCATGCGGATTACTGCAACCTCCACTGACCCTCAAATCGCTGCAGATGTCGCCGGAGCCTTTTCTACTGAATATATTTCCTGGCGGCAGAAATCGGACCAGCAGGTCCTCGAGAACGCTCGCATCCCCATCGAAGAGCAGCTCAGAAGCATTCCTCCCGAGGAACAAGAATCGACGACTTATAAGTTGCTGGCCGACAAAGCGGAGACTTTAAAGCTTATCCAGGCGATGCAGACAGGCAACCTTGAGATTGTAAAACCCGCGACCCTGTCAGGCACGCCCATTGCCAGGAATCCTTTTATGACCGGCTTCGCCGCCCTGTTAAGCAGCCTTATCGTAGGCATTGGACTGGTATTCACTGTTGAGAAGTTCGACACCAAAGTCCGTGATTCGGCTGAGATCACCCGCCGGATCGAAAGACCTATACTGGCGTCGGTACCTAAGATCACGTCGGGCAATGGCAATCTCGTCACTCTTGACAACCCGTCCGGCGCAAGTTCCGAAGCATACAGGTTACTAAAGACGAATCTGAGCTATATCGAACCAGATCGTGAAATCAAGACGATAATGGTCACCAGCCCCGAACCGGGCGAAGGCAAATCAACAACGATTTCAAATCTTGCCATAACCCTGGCGAGAGCCGGCCAGAGAGTGATCATCCTCGAAGGAGATCTGAGAAGGCCGATGCTTTCCCAATATCTCGGTCTCGATAACGCCATGGGTCTGACAAATGTAATTTCCGGTGCAAACTCCCTGAGGGAGACGCTTCAGATGATCGAAGCGCAGCAGATCGCCATAACCGGCGCCGCCAGATCGGCTCCGAACGAAAACGACACATTCTTTGCCAGTATGAACGGCGTCAAACCGATTTACTGCGCTACCTCCGGCCCAATACCGCCGAACCCGGGTGAATTGGCCGCATCCGACAGGATGGGAGCTCTCATCGCCGAGGCGCGCGATTACGCCGACATCGTCCTTCTGGACGCGCCTCCTCTAGGTGTGGTCGGAGACGCGGCCAGCATGGCGTCAAAGGTAGACGGTGTTGTACTTATCATCCGGCTTGATCAGACGTCTAAAAAATCGATTGAGTCGATGGAAAGGTTCATTGAATCCGTCCCGTGCAACATCCTCGGCTTCGTTATCACAAATTCCGGCTCCTCACACGCGTACGAAAGCGGTTATTACTACCAATGA
- a CDS encoding O-antigen ligase family protein has translation MLVVAALVAFAVFNNGAYFLSAMTLCIVGSWAVVIGLLFANKHETLSGWSPGQLGLLGIAVCLWMWMGLSLVWSISADQTWIDFNRMGGYAAVLLIGMVVGRKRYPPRLAVMLLLAVVTSAALYGLASKALPSLVDNMDEMGRLAVPIGYINAMGLLMAIGFPLSVYLVSARDFHWLVRLLSAMAAPLILVSLFFTFSRGSILALLFGLLLYFIIAPIRLRSFGALVLPMLPAALIANWSNGQDALLKDHVAMSERLTAASSLRWYLLFTVLAVGIVFLIFLVAGKHVRVPAAAGKVTGAAIILVLFAAVVGGSAILVTSKPSFGDWSVQAYRDFRYGVPSSEGTARLLQLGSSGRWVLWQEALANWEAHPVAGTGAQTFPLVHLARRGSEAIFVKQAHGLGFSLLTELGMVGFALGGAFIAAAMTLGMLAWRRTRDRWERGLAASIVSVMVIYLIHTSFDWDWNMFGLTMIFFFFAGIMAGWPRLSKA, from the coding sequence GTGCTCGTCGTTGCCGCGCTGGTAGCTTTCGCCGTGTTCAACAACGGCGCATATTTCCTGAGCGCCATGACGCTATGCATCGTCGGATCCTGGGCGGTGGTAATAGGCCTCTTATTCGCCAACAAACACGAAACTCTTTCAGGCTGGTCACCGGGTCAACTCGGATTATTGGGGATAGCGGTCTGCCTCTGGATGTGGATGGGACTATCCCTTGTCTGGTCGATTTCCGCGGATCAGACCTGGATTGACTTCAACCGCATGGGAGGTTATGCCGCCGTGCTTTTGATCGGCATGGTAGTCGGTAGAAAAAGATATCCGCCGCGTTTGGCTGTCATGCTACTGCTGGCCGTGGTAACTTCGGCAGCCTTGTACGGCCTGGCTTCCAAAGCGCTGCCATCCCTGGTGGATAACATGGATGAGATGGGTCGCCTCGCGGTTCCTATCGGCTATATCAACGCCATGGGGCTGCTGATGGCGATTGGTTTCCCGCTATCCGTCTATCTTGTTTCAGCGAGGGATTTCCACTGGCTGGTACGCTTGCTCTCGGCAATGGCTGCGCCATTAATTCTGGTCAGCCTGTTTTTTACATTTTCTCGCGGATCGATCCTGGCCTTACTTTTCGGGTTGCTTCTTTATTTCATCATTGCTCCGATTCGGCTGAGGAGCTTTGGTGCTCTGGTGCTGCCCATGCTTCCAGCCGCCTTGATCGCGAACTGGAGCAACGGCCAGGATGCGCTGTTGAAGGACCATGTCGCCATGAGTGAACGTTTGACGGCCGCATCTTCTCTCAGATGGTATCTCCTGTTTACGGTGCTGGCCGTCGGGATTGTGTTTTTAATATTTCTGGTCGCTGGCAAGCATGTTCGGGTGCCGGCGGCCGCGGGGAAAGTGACCGGAGCGGCCATAATTCTGGTTCTGTTCGCAGCGGTCGTCGGAGGCTCTGCGATCCTGGTGACATCTAAACCCTCATTCGGTGACTGGTCGGTTCAGGCTTATCGGGATTTCAGATACGGTGTGCCGAGCAGTGAAGGCACGGCAAGACTGCTTCAACTCGGGTCCTCCGGCCGCTGGGTGTTGTGGCAGGAAGCCCTTGCCAACTGGGAAGCTCATCCGGTCGCGGGCACCGGCGCTCAGACTTTTCCTTTGGTCCATCTGGCCCGCAGAGGATCAGAGGCCATATTCGTAAAACAGGCCCACGGTCTCGGCTTCAGCCTGCTCACAGAACTGGGCATGGTCGGCTTCGCCCTTGGCGGCGCCTTTATCGCGGCTGCCATGACACTGGGTATGCTCGCTTGGCGCCGGACCCGGGACCGCTGGGAAAGGGGTCTGGCGGCGTCGATTGTCTCCGTGATGGTCATCTATCTGATCCACACGTCCTTTGACTGGGACTGGAATATGTTCGGTCTGACTATGATCTTTTTCTTCTTCGCAGGCATCATGGCGGGATGGCCCCGTCTTTCTAAAGCTTGA
- a CDS encoding sugar transferase: protein MSGKSRLPRLVLLADVLAGIFATLLTWFIVSGFPAFAVHSRNDLSVFDFMFYISFVLLTLTGIFLGGDYVSQKRYSRLADISLVLKSGLVAFALLVCSAFVLEDFVFAEHDDFSRPGIIIMITTFMASILAIRVVAHKSQIKLFGRGGWLKKMVIVGAGPEAVDLYQHLQTKDWLGVKCVGFVDEKATVSPVADIPLLGKVADLPRLVQEREVGEIVIALPPEDHSLMEKIVNNGVRRNVKVRIIPDSFAYPYSNLNIQEYDGLAMIDVRQPSLDAMHRGLKRFIDISFAMVLIIIDLPLMIPIIIMIRMTSKGPAIFRQTRLGKDGEPFEMMKFRSMYADAPELREKLKRRNEATGAMFKMKEDPRITGFGRFIRRTSLDELPQLFNILRGDMSLVGPRPPLPDEVGRYHAHHLKRLAVRPGVTGLWQVSGRDRRDFEEMSRLDLYYIENWSIVLDLKIILKTVPVVLSRRGAY, encoded by the coding sequence ATGTCAGGAAAAAGCAGACTGCCGCGCCTGGTGCTGCTGGCTGATGTCCTTGCGGGTATTTTTGCCACCTTATTGACCTGGTTTATCGTTAGTGGTTTTCCGGCTTTCGCGGTACATAGCCGCAACGATCTCTCTGTTTTCGACTTCATGTTCTATATCTCGTTCGTGCTGCTGACTCTTACCGGCATCTTCTTGGGCGGCGATTACGTATCCCAGAAAAGATATTCACGGCTGGCGGACATCTCGCTCGTATTGAAGAGCGGCCTGGTCGCCTTTGCCCTGCTGGTATGTTCTGCTTTCGTACTCGAGGATTTTGTCTTCGCCGAGCATGATGATTTTTCGCGTCCCGGCATCATCATCATGATCACAACTTTCATGGCCTCCATTCTGGCGATAAGGGTGGTCGCGCACAAAAGCCAGATCAAGCTTTTTGGTAGAGGGGGCTGGCTGAAGAAGATGGTAATCGTCGGCGCCGGACCCGAGGCGGTCGATCTTTATCAGCATCTTCAGACCAAGGATTGGCTTGGAGTCAAGTGCGTCGGCTTCGTCGATGAGAAAGCGACAGTGTCTCCGGTAGCTGACATTCCCTTGCTGGGGAAGGTGGCGGACCTGCCGCGGCTGGTACAGGAACGTGAAGTCGGGGAAATAGTTATCGCCCTGCCGCCCGAGGACCATTCGCTGATGGAGAAGATTGTCAACAACGGCGTCAGGCGAAATGTGAAAGTCAGGATAATCCCGGACTCGTTCGCCTACCCGTACAGCAATCTCAACATCCAGGAATATGACGGGCTGGCAATGATTGATGTCCGGCAACCAAGCCTCGACGCCATGCACCGCGGGCTGAAGAGGTTCATCGACATCAGCTTTGCGATGGTGCTGATAATAATCGACCTGCCTCTGATGATTCCGATTATCATCATGATACGCATGACCTCCAAGGGTCCGGCCATCTTCAGGCAAACTCGCCTCGGCAAGGACGGCGAACCCTTCGAGATGATGAAATTCCGCTCGATGTATGCCGATGCACCCGAATTGCGGGAAAAGCTAAAAAGGCGCAACGAGGCGACCGGCGCCATGTTCAAGATGAAGGAAGATCCCCGTATCACCGGTTTTGGCAGGTTCATCAGGCGCACAAGCCTGGATGAGTTGCCACAGCTGTTCAATATTCTCAGGGGAGACATGAGCCTGGTCGGTCCCCGTCCGCCGCTGCCGGACGAGGTCGGGCGTTATCATGCACATCATCTAAAGCGTCTGGCTGTACGCCCGGGAGTGACAGGGTTATGGCAGGTCAGCGGACGTGACCGAAGGGATTTTGAGGAAATGTCGAGGCTCGACCTGTACTACATCGAGAACTGGTCGATCGTGCTTGATCTGAAGATAATACTCAAAACGGTGCCGGTTGTTTTATCCCGGCGCGGAGCGTACTGA